The genomic interval GATCTTCCATCATCGCAACAGCGGCCAGCCTGTTGCTCATCCTGAAGCTGACGCATCTGGAACGATATTTCGGTGCGGTGGAAAGGCGCGGGATGGAACTGGGGCTGCTGTTTTTAACCATTGCGGTACTGGTTCCCTTTGCCTCCGGCAGGATTAACCTGCGTGAAATCGTCTCCGTTTTTACCACTTGGCCGGGGGTGCTTGCACTCTTGGGAGGTGCGTTGGCCACTTATATGAACGGCAAAGGTCTTGATTTGCTGAAGGTCGACCCCCAACTGATCATTGGTTTGGTGATCGGCTCGATCTTCGGCATCCTGTTTTTGCGCGGAATTCCCGTCGGCCCGCTGATGGCCGCCGGAATCACCGCCTTTTTGCTGAAATTGTTTCAATTGTTGGGCAAGGGGTGACAAAATAAAAAGAGGCATCATGCCCCTGTGGACTTCTCCGCTTCTTTCTTTTCAGCCGGTGCATCCGGTAACGGTTTTGGCTGCGGTTTCGCGGGTTTGGCAGGTGGGATCGGTTTCGGTTCCGGTGGAACCTGCGGAATTTTCCGCGGATTCGGCTGATAGTGATACCCTTCGGTCACCTCAGACTCCTGTTTTGCTTTTCTGTCCACATCTTTCCAAGCGTACCGCATCCATGCGAAAACTCCGATCACTCCGATCACAAGGATCAACATTCCCAACCCGATTTTTTTCATACTTTCCCTCCAACTCGGAACAGGATTCACTCCATAACTTGATTGTAACAAAATTTCCGTCTCATTTGCGACTGTGAAGAAAGAATGGTCCCTGCACCCCTGTTCTGCTCTTCAAAATGCTACTTCCCGGCTATTTGTACGGAACCACGGAAGGTATTTTTCCGTATATATCGAATTATTTGATTTAACGATCTATTCATTCGCTGCTGTCCCGGTCTGTGGTCCAATGTCCACTCCACCTTTTTGTAAGCGCTAACAACAAACAAGGAGGGAAGAAGACATGTGGAAACAAATTTATGACCCGTTGTCCGGAAGTATTTGGTTATCGACATTGGCAGCAGTTTCCCCGATTGTTTACTTTTTTTGGGCGCTTGCATTCCGGCGAACCAAAGGGCATATCGCCGGCCTGATTACCGTTGCCTTGGCTTTTCTCATTTCAGTGTGGGTATACAAAATGCCCGTAAAAATGTCGGTTCTCTCTTTTGTATATGGTGGAGCGGTCGGATTATTTCCCATCGGATGGATTATTGTGACCGCTGTTTTTTTATACAAAATAACAGTCAAAACAGGAAAATTTGACATCATTCGCGCATCGGTCACCAACCTGACCGACGACCACCGCCTGCAAGCCCTCCTGATCGCCTTTTGTTTTGGCGCTTTTTTGGAAGGTTGCGCAGGGTTTGGCACCCCTGTTGTGATTACGGCCGCTCTTTTGGCCGGATTAGGGTTTCGTCCCTTATATGCCGCCGGAATATGCCTCATTGCCAATACAGCGCCTGTCGCTTTCGGGGCCATCGGGATTCCGATTACCGTGGCCGGCACGATCTCCGGATTGGACCCGTTTGCAATCAGCCAAATGGTTGGGCGTCAATTGCCGCTATTATCGGTATTTGTTCCGTTCTGGCTCGTGTTCGTCATGTGCGGATGGAAAAAGACGCGGGAGGTGATGCCGGCCATTTTCGTGACTGGCGGTACTTTTGCCATCGTCCAATATCTCTCTTCCAACTTTCTCGGCCCAGAACTGCCGGATATCCTCTCTTCTTTGATCTGTCTGCTCGTTTTGTCCTTCTTTTTGCGCATTTGGAAACCCAAACAAATTTTCCGCTTTGATTCCATAACGAAAAAATCCAAAGCCACTGAAACGGAAATAGCCGCTGCAACGGAAGGATATTCAACCGGACAAATTTTGCTCGCCTGGTCCCCTTTTATTTTACTGACCGGCTTTATCGTGCTGTGGAGCATTCCCGCAGTGAAGAACTTCCTGAATCAATGGACATTCAAATGGAGCGTACCCGTCCTTCATCAGATGGTGCTGAAAATGTCCCCGATCGTAACCAAACCGACCCCGTATGATGCCGTATATACCTTTGATTGGTTGGCTGCTGTCGGGACTGCCATCTTCATCGCTTCCTTTTTCAGCATGTTTCTGGTCGGCATGCGGTTTCGGACATGGCTGTATACTTTTTGGGAAACCTTGATGGAACTGCGTTATCCTCTTCTTACGATTTTCTCCGTGCTGGGATTGGCTTATATCTTTAATTACTCGGGGATGAGCGCTACCCTGGGGCTCGCTCTGGCCAAAACCGGTGTCTTGTTTCCCTTTTTCTCACCAATCCTCGGGTGGCTGGGTGTATTTCTCAGCGGAAGCGACACCTCTTCCAATGCCTTGTTCGGAAATTTGCAAAAGATCACCGCAAATCAGATTGGAATCGATCCGGTACTCACAGTTGCCGCCAACTCCTCCGGCGGTGTGACCGGAAAAATGATCTCTCCCCAGTCCATCGCCGTTGCGACCGCTTCGACCGGATTGGTCGGAAAAGAGAGCGATTTATTCCGGTTTACGATCAAACACAGCCTCTTTCTCGTGTTGATCATCTGTACGATCACTCTTTTACAAGCCTATGTTTTGAAATGGATGATCCCCTAGAAAAACAAGCCCGATCTTTTGTGGGCAGGCTGTTGACCGAGAAGGTCAACAGCTTTTTTGTTGATGATCAGGAATTTTTTG from Polycladomyces zharkentensis carries:
- a CDS encoding DUF441 domain-containing protein, translated to MKPDLLLVALILIGLMGRSSIIATAASLLLILKLTHLERYFGAVERRGMELGLLFLTIAVLVPFASGRINLREIVSVFTTWPGVLALLGGALATYMNGKGLDLLKVDPQLIIGLVIGSIFGILFLRGIPVGPLMAAGITAFLLKLFQLLGKG
- a CDS encoding L-lactate permease, whose product is MWKQIYDPLSGSIWLSTLAAVSPIVYFFWALAFRRTKGHIAGLITVALAFLISVWVYKMPVKMSVLSFVYGGAVGLFPIGWIIVTAVFLYKITVKTGKFDIIRASVTNLTDDHRLQALLIAFCFGAFLEGCAGFGTPVVITAALLAGLGFRPLYAAGICLIANTAPVAFGAIGIPITVAGTISGLDPFAISQMVGRQLPLLSVFVPFWLVFVMCGWKKTREVMPAIFVTGGTFAIVQYLSSNFLGPELPDILSSLICLLVLSFFLRIWKPKQIFRFDSITKKSKATETEIAAATEGYSTGQILLAWSPFILLTGFIVLWSIPAVKNFLNQWTFKWSVPVLHQMVLKMSPIVTKPTPYDAVYTFDWLAAVGTAIFIASFFSMFLVGMRFRTWLYTFWETLMELRYPLLTIFSVLGLAYIFNYSGMSATLGLALAKTGVLFPFFSPILGWLGVFLSGSDTSSNALFGNLQKITANQIGIDPVLTVAANSSGGVTGKMISPQSIAVATASTGLVGKESDLFRFTIKHSLFLVLIICTITLLQAYVLKWMIP